Proteins co-encoded in one Clostridia bacterium genomic window:
- a CDS encoding dephospho-CoA kinase, which yields MIIGLTGGSGAGKSKISSWFKEHGYKVIDGDQLSRELCKKGQPTLQKIVDTFGQDYLTESGELDRKKLGGLVFTDAGALKKLEAITHTAITNAVKQEIKGLERAVIEGAALHETEIPDLCDFCLFVSCPEDIRLNRIMERDGLTEEYAKNRLKAQKPDTYYREKCKYEIINDGNADVNRQLEEIGLA from the coding sequence ATGATTATCGGACTTACCGGCGGCAGCGGTGCCGGGAAAAGTAAAATCAGCAGTTGGTTTAAGGAACATGGCTATAAGGTCATAGACGGCGATCAGCTGTCCCGGGAGCTTTGTAAAAAGGGTCAGCCCACTTTGCAAAAAATCGTTGATACCTTCGGGCAAGACTATTTAACGGAATCGGGCGAGCTTGACCGTAAAAAGCTGGGCGGACTGGTGTTTACTGACGCCGGTGCGTTAAAAAAGCTGGAGGCAATCACCCATACTGCCATCACCAATGCGGTAAAGCAGGAAATAAAAGGGCTAGAAAGAGCGGTCATTGAAGGTGCGGCTCTGCACGAAACCGAAATTCCCGACCTTTGTGATTTCTGCCTGTTTGTTTCCTGCCCTGAGGATATTCGGCTAAATCGGATTATGGAGCGGGACGGCCTAACGGAGGAATACGCAAAAAACCGTTTAAAAGCCCAGAAACCCGATACCTATTATCGGGAAAAATGTAAATATGAAATTATCAATGATGGCAACGCGGATGTAAACAGACAACTGGAGGAAATTGGACTTGCTTAA